The nucleotide sequence CGTTTGATTCTTTGCGTTTTGGCTTCCGCAGTCTTCGCCCTGCCCGAAGAGGCGTAGTGCGCTTGTCGGCTACAACTTCCACGCGCGCCGTAGATGCTGGCTGTGACAGAACCTCCTCAACTAGACGGACTTGCTCCGAGACGTAGTTCATGTCGTCATCTAAGAAACGAACATCCATAAAAGCGACGACAGACGGGTTGCCCTTCTCGAACCCTAGACGAGTGTGGCAAAGAGCATCTTCGGATCGTCGAACAACGTTGGCTGCGATGGTCGGCTCATTAAACGTTGACGCGGCCGTGGATTGCGATGGCGCGATCGAACCTTCACGAAGGCAAGACGTAGCTGCGGTGATTCGAACAGCACGTAGTGAGTCGACGAACCCTCGTGCTGATATATTTGGATGCTACTGAGCGGTAAGGCACTCTGTAGATCGTCGAGCGCAGCCGCCACCGTTTCTTGAATCTTGAAGTACCGCTGGAGCCCTGCGACATCACCCAAAGGAACTCGCTTGTATTGCGCGCGGCAAAGCGCGACGCCCTGACGCGCGCCGTCAGCTACGGCAGCGCCCAGTTTCCGAAGAACGATCTCCGGCACCAGCGCCAGGAATCGCTCCCGATAGTTACGGTTACGAGCCACGGTTCACCATCCAGTCGTAAAGTGTAAACTCGTGTCATTATCGGTAGTAGTACATAGTTTTTGTAACCCTAGATGCGTAAACCTTGTGCATTTCGTAACCTACAACTGGGTCTATCGTTCGGGGTGCGGGACAGGTTGCATACAATCAGGGCCCAATCAGATCAGAGTCGGCGATCCTGCCGTGCTCGCCGTGTCGACGCTTGTTGCGACCCAGCGTTTCTCGCACGCAGTCGAGTAGTGACGACTTGCTGATCAGATGTCAGCAAGTCGCGACGTTGACGATACTTTGGCGTCAGTGAACTACATCGGAAGAAAAATCAAAAGCCGCAAACCGTTATGGAGTGCGGCTTTACGTGGCTCCCCGAGTTGGACTCGAACCAACGACTTGCTGATTAACAGTCAGCCGCTCTACCAACTGAGCTATCGGGGACCGTTGGCAATAGGCGAATTATAGCAAAAGGGGGACGGTCCTTCAAGCAGGCGACTGGCGTGCGATATGACCTTTCGCGCCGCTCGGTTCGAGCAGCCTAATGATCTTCTCGGCAGCGATACTTGCGCCCGAAATGCAATCGGAGATCGATGGCCCGCTGAAGTAGTTTCCGACGAGAGTCATCTGCGGCAGTCGAGAAATGCCTTCACCGATCGCGGCCAATCTATCGCCGTGACCCAATGTGAGCTGCGGAATCGCCTTCTCCCAGCGAAAGCCGGCGATCACCGATGGCGGCACGTCGACGCCGAGCGCGCGCTGAAGGTCGCGATGCGCGATAGCGACGATCTCATCGTCACGCAGCGATGCGATCTCGCGGTCGCCGCTGCCGCCGAGAAACGCGGTCAGCAACGTGCGATCTCTCGGACACCGATCGTCGAACATCGCCGAGTTCCACGCGCAGCCGAGGATGCGCAATCCGGAGTCGTCACCGCGCAGAAAACCGAAGCCGTGCAGCTCGGCCTCTATAGCGTCGCGCGGGTACGACAACGCGACTTGTGCGACCGGTTCGTACGGTATTTCGCAAAGGGCGTAGGCCGCTTCCGGCTCGAGCTGCGCAAGCAGTCTGCCCGACTCGTACGCGGGAAGCGCGAGCACCGCGTGCCGAGCGACGACGCTCGCCGAATCATCGCCTTTTCCTTGTCGAGTCGAATCCTTGAAGACGAGCTCGACGTTGGCGCCGCGCAAGACGACGTCCGTCACTCGCGCGCCAAGCCGAACGTCATTACCGAGCATCGCGCCGAGCGCAGCCGTCAACCTTTCGTTCCCGCCGGCGATCGCGAGCGGCGTGCGCTGCGGTCCGCGCCGAGCACTGCGTCGACGGGCGATCGCACCGACGAAGACGCTCGTATAGCGTCGCTCGGATTCGACGAGCGCGGGAAACGCGCTTCGCATCGACAGCATCGACGGATCGCCGGCGAAGATCCCGTTGATCATCGGGCGGACGATCGCGTCGATGACGGCCTTGCCGGCTCGTCGCGCGGCGAACGACGAAACGGACTCGTCTTCGTCCGACGAGCGCGCGCCGATGAGCGGCTCGGCGAGCAGTCGCAGCTTGGCAGCCGGCGACAGCAGCGGCGACGCTAGAAATGCCGGCGGCGACGTCGGTGCACGCTCGAGACGGCCGTGCGCGAAGAACCATGGCGTGCCGGTCCGCGCACGCAAGAGCTTGTCATCGAGCGAGAGCGCCGACAAGAGCCTCGTGAATTGTGGAGAGGCGGCGAACGTCTGCGGACCGCCGTCGGCGATGCACCCATCGCGATGGACGCTCGAAATACACCCCCCGACACGATCGCCCGCCTCGAGGACACATGTTCGAAGACCCGCACGTCGCAGCGAGACCGCACAGGTGAGTCCGGTTATCCCTGCGCCGGCGATCGCGACATCGTAAGGGACGAAGGCGGGCGTCATGTCGCCGAGCTTCGCTCGGCATACCACATCGGGTTCGACATCCCGGCGGCGAGCGACGCGATGGCACGCTCCGCGAGGTCCGCCAAACATCGGATGTACGATGGGTGGCATTTCACCGCACACGCGCGCTCGAATTCGGCGATGTGCGAGGCGCGCGCGATCTCTCGATATTGGATGTCGATTTCGTTGAGCGTCTCGACGTGTTCCGTGACGAACGCGACCGGAACGACGCACGCGGCCCGTGCGCCCGATTTGCCCAGCTCTTCGAGCAGCGAATCAGTCGACGGCGACAACCATTTCTGCGGTCCGAGCCGGCTTTGGTACGAGAGATGCGACGGCCCGGGGTGCTTCAATTTCAAGAGCGCTGCCGACATCGAGCGCTTGACGTGCTCGACGTACGGGTCACCCCGCTCGATATAGCTCAATGGCAAACCGTGCGCCGAAAAGATGAGATGCACGTCCGTCGGCGCCGCCGTGAACGAGCGCAGCGCCTTGCGCGTGACGTCGACGAGCGCATCGACATACGACGGTTCGTCGCAATGCTCGTCGATGACACCGAGCGGAGGCCGATAGGCCATCGTCGCCAGCACCCGCCGCAGCTCGTTGACGCTCGAGCGCGTCGTCGCGTACGAGCACTGCGGATAGAGCGGCAGTGCCGCGAGATGCGTCACGCCGTCGCGCTGCGCACGCAACAATGCTTCCGCCGAATCCGGATGCCAGTTGCGCATAGCGACGTAGACCGGCCACGACCGTCCGCGACGGCGTAACTCGTCGCGCAGACCATCGGCTTGCGCTTGCGTCTGGGCTCGTATCGGTGAACCACCGCCGATCGATGCGTAGAGCTTGCGCGACGTCGGAGCGCGCCAGGTCGCGATGAGTTCGGCCAACGGCCGAATGAGAAGCCGCGGCGCGTTATCCGCGAGCAGATCGCGGAAGAAGTTGCCGAGAAACGGCCGAACATCCGACAGCGTCTCGGGTCCTCCGAGCTGGAGCAATACGACTCCCGGGCGTACCTCGCTCACGCGGAAAGCCCCACGACCTTCGGCGCCTCGACGAAGGCGCGCGCGCACTCGATCGGCGTCGACGGCAAGATGCCATGCCCAAGGTTCAAGATGTGGCCGATGGGCCCGGCAGCATCAATCGCTTCGTGCGCCGCCGCGCTCACGACCAAAGGTGACGAAAGGAGGATACACGGGTCGACGTTTCCCTGAACGGCGACAGCAGGCCCCAACCGTTCGCGCGCATGTCGAAGATCGAGCCGCCAGTCGACGCTGACGACGTCGGCGTTGCACTGCGCGATGAGGTCGAGCTTGCCGGCGCAGCCGTTGACGTAGATGATCGCCGGAGCGCCCGTTTCGCGGATCGCACCGATGACTTTTGTTTGGTAGGGAAGCGCGAATTCTTCAAACGCCGCGGGGGACAGCTCGCCCGCCCATGTGTCGAAGACCTGGATCACTTGCGCGCCCGCGCGAACTTGCGCCGCGGCGTAGAGAGCACAGAACTCGGCGAGCTTCGCGAGCAGCGCGTGCACGACCGCGCTTTGCGTGTAGAGCATCGTCTTGATCGTGGCGAACAAGCGCGAGCCGCCGCCCTCGATCAAGTACGCTGCGAGCGTGAACGGTCCGCCGACGAAGCCGACGAGCGCCGCTCGATCGCGCAGCGCAGCGCGCGTGAGACGCAGCGCTTCCATCGCGTACGATAGCGAAGACTCGGGATCCGTCACTCGCAGGCGTTCGACCGCAGCCATCGATCGGACCGGGTCGTCGATGTGCGGACCGCCGTCGCCGAACGAGACGGGCGCGCCCATCGCTTCGACCGCCATCATGATGTCGGAGAAGATGACGCACGCATCCATACCGAATCGCTCGATCGGTTGTAACGACACCTCGCTCGCGAGATCGGGCGACTTGCATAGCGTGAGGAAGTCGACCCGCGATCGGACGGCGCGATATTCCGGGAGATAACGGCCGGCCTGCCGCATCATCCACACCGGCGTGCGGTCGACCGGCAAGCGTTTGCACGCCGCGAGAAAACGTTCCGGCGCGGTCATGCTCCGCACGCGATGACGCTCAACTGAGAACGGTGCGAGGAAAGTTCTCTTCGTTTTCCTTGATGCCGGCCGCGTCGCGTAGCTTGGCCGCCAAGTCGGTCCGCTCCCATGGCAGATTGAGATCCGGCCGTCCGAAATGGCCGTACGTCGCGGTCTGCCTGTAGATCGGCCGGCGCAAGTCGAAGGCCTCGATGATCGCGCCCGGGCGCAGATCGAAATGCGCGTCGACGAGTTTCGCGATCTCCGATTCCTCGATGCGATTCGTGCCGAAGCACTCGATGAAGACGGAGACCGGCTTCGCGACGCCGATCGCGTAGGCGACCTGGATCTCGCAGCGATCGGCGAGGCCGGCGGCGACGATGTTCTTCGCGACGTAGCGCGCGGCATAGGCCGCCGACCGGTCGACTTTCGTCGGATCCTTGCCCGAGAACGCACCGCCGCCGTGGCGCGCCATACCGCCGTACGTGTCGGCGATGATCTTGCGGCCCGTGAGGCCGGCGTCACCGAGCGGGCCGCCGATGACGAAGCGGCCGGTCGGATTGACGAAGAACTTCGTCTGCTTGTCGATCGCGAGATCCGCCTCGACCGCCGGCCTGATGACGTGCTGGATGACGTTATCGCGGATCATGCCTGAATCGTAGCCGTCCGCATGCTGCGTCGAGACGACGATCGTGTCGGCACGCACAGGCTTGAAGCCGTCGTACTCGACCGTCACTTGTGCCTTGCCGTCCGGCCGCAGGAAGTCGACGATCTCGTTCTTGCGGACGGCGGCGAGCGTCTTGGTGATCCGATGTGCGAGGACGATCGGCAACGGCATGAGCTCTTTCGACTCGCGACACGCGAATCCGAACATCATGCCCTGGTCGCCCGCGCCGAGCTTCTCCGCCTGGCTCTTCTGCCGCGAACCGGTATCGCGCCCTTCGAACGCCGAGTCGACGCCTTGAGCGATGTCGGGCGACTGCTCGTCGATCGACACGGAAACGCCGCACGTCACCGCGTCGAAGCCGACGGCGGAATCGTTATAGCCGATGTCGCGGATGACGTTGCGGACGATCTTCGGGATGTCCACGTAACACGTCGTCGACACCTCGCCGGCGATGTGCACTTGCCCGGTGATGACGAACGTCTCGACAGCGGCGCGGCCGTTCGGATCTTGCTCGAGGATGGCGTCAAGGACCGCATCCGAGATCTGATCGGCGATCTTGTCGGGATGCCCTTCGGTGACGCTTTCGGATGTGAAAAGACGACGGTATTTCATCCGTGCTCCTTCGGTCGAGGCGTGGCGGCTTCCCGCGCTACGTGCCTTCGTGCCAGGATGCGAGGTACTTGCGCTGCTCGGGTGTGAGCGCGTCGATCGAAACGCCGAGCGCGGCGAGTTTCAGTCGCGCGACTTCTTTGTCGATCTCTTCCGGCACCCCGATGACCGCAGGTGCAAGAGTGCCGCGCCGGAGGACGAGATATTCAGCCGCGAGCGCTTGGTTCGCGAACGACATGTCCATGACGGCGGCCGGGTGACCTTCGGCAGCCGCAAGATTGATGAGACGGCCTTCGCCGAGCAGACAGATCGTGCGACCGTCGCCCATGTGATATTCGTCGACGAACTCGCGCGGTTTCGATTTCTCGCCTTCGGCGAGCCGCTCGAGCGCTTCGATATCGATCTCGACGTTGAAGTGGCCGCTGTTCGCGACGAGCGCGCCGCTCTTCATCGACATGAAGTGCTCTTCGCGCAGGACGCCCGTGTTGCCGGTGACCGTGATGAAGATGTCGCCGCGCGCTGCGGCCTGTTCCATCGGCATGACCGCGTAACCGTCCATCGCCGCCTCGAGCGCTTTCGTCGGATCGATCTCGGTGACGACGACTTGCGCGCCCATCCCGCGAGCACGCTGCGCGATGCCGCGCCCGCACCAGCCGTAGCCGGCGACGACGATCGTCTTGCCCGCGAGCAGGACGTTCGTCGCGCGGACGATGCCGTCGAGCGTCGATTGGCCGGTGCCGTAACGGTTATCGAAGAGGTGCTTCGTCAGCGCGTCGTTGACCGCGATGATCGGATATTTGAGGACGCCTTCGCTCTCCATGCTGCGCAGGCGGATGACGCCGGTCGTCGTCTCTTCCGTTCCACCGACGATGCCGTCGAGTTTTTCGGGGAATTTCGTGAGGATGGTCGTGACGAGATCGCACCCGTCGTCCATCGTGAATTGCGGCGAGGTCGCGACGACCGATTCGATGTGCGAATAGTAGCGCGCGTGATCTTCGCCCTTGACGGCGAAGACTTTGACGCCGTGATCGGTGGCGAGCGTCGCCGCGACGTCGTCTTGCGTCGAGAGCGGATTGCTCGCGCAGATCGCGACCTCGGCGCCGCCCGCGGTGAGCGCGAGAACGAGGTTCGCCGTCTCCGTCGTCACGTGAAGGCACGCGCCGACGCGGAGCCCCTTGAAGGGCTTTTCCTTGCCGAAACGATCGCGGATCGCCCCGAGCACGGGCATGCTTTGGGCCGCCCATGCGATGCGTTTGCGGCCGGCGGGAGCGAGCGCGGGATCTTTGATGTCGCGAGAAGCCGCGGACGAGCTCATCTGCGTCGTCGACAAGACGTGGTTCCTCCGGCGGGGGAAGTGCGCCGACGCGGATCGCGGCAAGGTGATGTCGTCGACGGAAGGGAGGCGGAACAACTTCGGGTCTTCCCTCGTGAATCCTGGGCTATGAGGCCGGCGCGCGAACGACGGATATCGCACGCGCGACAAGGACAGGTCCTCGCCCGACTCAAACAAGGCCGACACTTCGCCATTTCTCCGGAGGAGACGAACGTTGAACGTATCGACCCTCGCGCTCGAGGCGTATGCGCGCAAGCTCGCGTCGGCTGACCCGACGCCGGGCGGCGGCAGCGCGTCCGCGGCCGTCGGTGCGTATGCCGCAGGTCTCGTCTGCATGGTCGCATCGCTCACCGCAGAGTCGCCGAAGCACGATGCCGTCGCGCAGCGCGCGAAAGAGATCGGCGAGCGGGCGCGCGGCTTGATGGAAACGCTCTTGCGCAGCGTGGACGAAGACGTGACGGCGTTCGACGAAGTGTCGGCAGCGTATAAGCTTCCCAAGGCGAGCGATAACGACAAAGCCTCTCGGAGCGCAGCCATCCAGCGCGCGCTGCTCGCAGCGACGGAGCCGCCCATGCGCGTCATCGATGCAGCCCTCGAAGCGTGTCGGCTCGCGGCCGAACTCGTCGACTTCGGCAATCGCAACGCGATAAGCGACGTCGGCTGCGCAGCGCTCTTCGCGGGCGCGGCAGTCCAGGGGGCGGCGCTCAACGTCGGGATCAACACGAAATCGCTCAAGGATCGCGTCGCAGCCGACGACTATGCGAGCCGGACGCGTGAAGCGCTCGCGCAAGTCGATCTCTTGACCGAAGTCATCCTCGGCAAAGTCAACGCCGGCATCGCTGGGGCGTGACATGTCGACGGCGCAGATGATCGACGGCCGCGCGATCGCGGCGGTCATTCGAGAAGACGTGGCCGCGCGTGCGCGCGCGCTCAAGGAGCGCGCCGTCGTGCCCAAGTGCATCGCGATCGTCTCCGAGGGTGACGCGCCCGGACTTCTTTACGCGCAAACCGCACGTCACGGCGGCGCTCAGGTCGGCGTCGAGATCGAGATCGTGCCTATCGGCGCCGGCGCCGACACGAGCGGCGCGCTTGCGATCCTCGCGCGCGTCGTCGAGGAGCCGAGCGCTCACGGCGTCATCATCCAGCGGCCGCTGCCAGAACGCATCGATGAAGCGCGCGTCGTCGAGGCGATGGATCGTCGCAAGGACGTCGACTGCTGTCACCCGCAAACGTTCGGCCTGCTCGCGCTCGGCCGGCCGCTGTTCGCGCCCGCCACTGCCGTCGCGGTCATGGAGCTATTGAAGCGACCGCCGGCGCCGACGCTGCGCGGTGCGCGCGTCACGGTCATCGGCCGTTCGCCGATCGTCGGTCGGCCCGTCTCGATGCTTTTGATCGCGGCGGACGCGACCGTCACGGTCTGCCACTCGAAGACCGCGGATCTCGGCGACGAGTGTCGTCGGGCCGATGTTCTCGTCGTCGCGATCGGCAAACCGAACTTCGTGACGGCCGACATCGTGAAGCCCGGAGCCATCGTCGTCGACGTCGGTACGAACGTCGTCAACGGCAGGCTCGTCGGCGATGTCGATGCATCGGTGCGCGACGTGGCGGGGGCCGTCACGCCCGTTCCCGGTGGCGTCGGTCCGGTGACGACCGCGGTTCTCCTCCGCAACATCGTCGAAGCCGCCGAACGACAGACCAAAAATTAACGACGCACATCGAAATGGAGCGGTCGACCTTCACGGTCGACCGCCGCGGCCTTGATGTATGGACGGAGCGGTCTGCTACGCTTTGCCGAAGTAGATGAGGACTCGGCGCTCGTCGCGGAAGCCGACGAGACCCTTGCGCTGACGGCCGCGCTGAACGGCGTCGAGCGCGGAGACGACCGACTCTTCCTGGATGGAAGCGTCGTCTTCGCCTTCTTCAGCCGGCGGATTGACGACGAGACGCTCGCCGAAGGTCTGCGAGACGAGGCCGACGAGCATCGCGATCTCATCCCGCCCGATGCTTTTGGCATCGCGCTCGATCTCGACGAACGTGAGATCGTCTCCGCTGGAGAAACGGACCGCGACATCGGCCTTAGCGCCGCGTCCGAGCGAGCGGAGCGCTTGCGTGTGTTCGACGACGCTCCGCCTGAACCGCGAGCGCTCGCCTGCGTCGAGAACAGCACGCACGATGAAGAAGAATGCGATAGCCGCCGATCGCGGCTTGATGATGATGCGAGAGAGTTCGGGGTGGCGGACGAGGAGTGAGACGATGAGATTGACGGAGTCGTTCGTTTCTTCTGGGGCGCGTTTGGCGATCACGCGGTGAGCGTTCTAAGTCGGCGAAGCGCGCCCTCTCAAGGGAATCGCGGACGCTGCTCCAAAGCCCAGGCACCGTGACGCCGCGAACACGCGCGCCCATGGCGCCGCCGACGCCCGAGCAAATCGAGTTCGTCGAGCGTGCGATGGAGCGATACGGCCGGCAGACGTACAACTATGCCTATCGCCTGACAGGCAACGAGCCGGACGCGCGC is from Candidatus Eremiobacteraceae bacterium and encodes:
- a CDS encoding bifunctional 5,10-methylenetetrahydrofolate dehydrogenase/5,10-methenyltetrahydrofolate cyclohydrolase, whose protein sequence is MSTAQMIDGRAIAAVIREDVAARARALKERAVVPKCIAIVSEGDAPGLLYAQTARHGGAQVGVEIEIVPIGAGADTSGALAILARVVEEPSAHGVIIQRPLPERIDEARVVEAMDRRKDVDCCHPQTFGLLALGRPLFAPATAVAVMELLKRPPAPTLRGARVTVIGRSPIVGRPVSMLLIAADATVTVCHSKTADLGDECRRADVLVVAIGKPNFVTADIVKPGAIVVDVGTNVVNGRLVGDVDASVRDVAGAVTPVPGGVGPVTTAVLLRNIVEAAERQTKN
- the hemE gene encoding uroporphyrinogen decarboxylase, translated to MTAPERFLAACKRLPVDRTPVWMMRQAGRYLPEYRAVRSRVDFLTLCKSPDLASEVSLQPIERFGMDACVIFSDIMMAVEAMGAPVSFGDGGPHIDDPVRSMAAVERLRVTDPESSLSYAMEALRLTRAALRDRAALVGFVGGPFTLAAYLIEGGGSRLFATIKTMLYTQSAVVHALLAKLAEFCALYAAAQVRAGAQVIQVFDTWAGELSPAAFEEFALPYQTKVIGAIRETGAPAIIYVNGCAGKLDLIAQCNADVVSVDWRLDLRHARERLGPAVAVQGNVDPCILLSSPLVVSAAAHEAIDAAGPIGHILNLGHGILPSTPIECARAFVEAPKVVGLSA
- a CDS encoding cyclodeaminase/cyclohydrolase family protein, yielding MNVSTLALEAYARKLASADPTPGGGSASAAVGAYAAGLVCMVASLTAESPKHDAVAQRAKEIGERARGLMETLLRSVDEDVTAFDEVSAAYKLPKASDNDKASRSAAIQRALLAATEPPMRVIDAALEACRLAAELVDFGNRNAISDVGCAALFAGAAVQGAALNVGINTKSLKDRVAADDYASRTREALAQVDLLTEVILGKVNAGIAGA
- the hemG gene encoding protoporphyrinogen oxidase yields the protein MTPAFVPYDVAIAGAGITGLTCAVSLRRAGLRTCVLEAGDRVGGCISSVHRDGCIADGGPQTFAASPQFTRLLSALSLDDKLLRARTGTPWFFAHGRLERAPTSPPAFLASPLLSPAAKLRLLAEPLIGARSSDEDESVSSFAARRAGKAVIDAIVRPMINGIFAGDPSMLSMRSAFPALVESERRYTSVFVGAIARRRSARRGPQRTPLAIAGGNERLTAALGAMLGNDVRLGARVTDVVLRGANVELVFKDSTRQGKGDDSASVVARHAVLALPAYESGRLLAQLEPEAAYALCEIPYEPVAQVALSYPRDAIEAELHGFGFLRGDDSGLRILGCAWNSAMFDDRCPRDRTLLTAFLGGSGDREIASLRDDEIVAIAHRDLQRALGVDVPPSVIAGFRWEKAIPQLTLGHGDRLAAIGEGISRLPQMTLVGNYFSGPSISDCISGASIAAEKIIRLLEPSGAKGHIARQSPA
- the hemH gene encoding ferrochelatase, with translation MSEVRPGVVLLQLGGPETLSDVRPFLGNFFRDLLADNAPRLLIRPLAELIATWRAPTSRKLYASIGGGSPIRAQTQAQADGLRDELRRRGRSWPVYVAMRNWHPDSAEALLRAQRDGVTHLAALPLYPQCSYATTRSSVNELRRVLATMAYRPPLGVIDEHCDEPSYVDALVDVTRKALRSFTAAPTDVHLIFSAHGLPLSYIERGDPYVEHVKRSMSAALLKLKHPGPSHLSYQSRLGPQKWLSPSTDSLLEELGKSGARAACVVPVAFVTEHVETLNEIDIQYREIARASHIAEFERACAVKCHPSYIRCLADLAERAIASLAAGMSNPMWYAERSSAT
- the ahcY gene encoding adenosylhomocysteinase translates to MFRLPSVDDITLPRSASAHFPRRRNHVLSTTQMSSSAASRDIKDPALAPAGRKRIAWAAQSMPVLGAIRDRFGKEKPFKGLRVGACLHVTTETANLVLALTAGGAEVAICASNPLSTQDDVAATLATDHGVKVFAVKGEDHARYYSHIESVVATSPQFTMDDGCDLVTTILTKFPEKLDGIVGGTEETTTGVIRLRSMESEGVLKYPIIAVNDALTKHLFDNRYGTGQSTLDGIVRATNVLLAGKTIVVAGYGWCGRGIAQRARGMGAQVVVTEIDPTKALEAAMDGYAVMPMEQAAARGDIFITVTGNTGVLREEHFMSMKSGALVANSGHFNVEIDIEALERLAEGEKSKPREFVDEYHMGDGRTICLLGEGRLINLAAAEGHPAAVMDMSFANQALAAEYLVLRRGTLAPAVIGVPEEIDKEVARLKLAALGVSIDALTPEQRKYLASWHEGT
- the metK gene encoding methionine adenosyltransferase; its protein translation is MKYRRLFTSESVTEGHPDKIADQISDAVLDAILEQDPNGRAAVETFVITGQVHIAGEVSTTCYVDIPKIVRNVIRDIGYNDSAVGFDAVTCGVSVSIDEQSPDIAQGVDSAFEGRDTGSRQKSQAEKLGAGDQGMMFGFACRESKELMPLPIVLAHRITKTLAAVRKNEIVDFLRPDGKAQVTVEYDGFKPVRADTIVVSTQHADGYDSGMIRDNVIQHVIRPAVEADLAIDKQTKFFVNPTGRFVIGGPLGDAGLTGRKIIADTYGGMARHGGGAFSGKDPTKVDRSAAYAARYVAKNIVAAGLADRCEIQVAYAIGVAKPVSVFIECFGTNRIEESEIAKLVDAHFDLRPGAIIEAFDLRRPIYRQTATYGHFGRPDLNLPWERTDLAAKLRDAAGIKENEENFPRTVLS